The Brassica napus cultivar Da-Ae chromosome C1, Da-Ae, whole genome shotgun sequence DNA segment aagaggagaagagaataTAAAGAGGAAACTTTTGCttcttggtttggttttgatttgattGTAGTAGGGTTCTTGTTTATTCTTTAGATCTTTTGtctgttctttctttctttttttgaagggttgtgtgtgtgtgatgAGATTGTGAATCTGAAGAAAGCTTTTGTCAATCTTTAAAAGCTATAAAGATAAGATACTTGTGCGGATGAGAGATTATTAGGGTTTGGTGATGTATCTGGTGTGtttcaactctctctctctctctctctctctctctctctctctacttcttTACTCTTTCTCTGTCCTCCTTCTTTtacaaaaaaggtaaaaaaaaacattttcactCTCTCTTGTTATGCGCGTGTGTCACAGAGACGCAATTGCTAGTAATTAAGAGAAATGAAGTTTATGTTCTCTGATTATAATCCATGCGTATATAGAAATAATTACTTACTGTATTTTCACTCTTTAACTCTTACATACATTACCCAAGTTCATAGATTTCCACACTTAAAGTTTTAAATACATTACCGAAGTtcatagaaatttttaaaactttgatatGGATATAGCATAACATACGTCTGTATGTAGTTATGTATATTAATTTGCCAATGAAATGAAAGTATTAAAATTGTCCAAGTGGTAAGGCGCGTGAGAGTGGGAATAGCATTGGCTTCTACAATGATACGAAAGTAGCTATCATCATTTTCTACTTCACAAGTTGCAGAAAAACCTCTCATACCTTAATACGGACTTGTATGTGTCGCATGTCTATTGGCTCCTATCTACTTGACAAGGTTCAAGTTTCAGACCaacttttgttatattttcGCTTTCTTTTATgcatatacttatattttttgagaaatCCCTCTTATTTGCCGgtttctaaaaataataaatcgtTTCTTATGAGTCAAAAGTACGTGTCTGTTGCTCAAAAAAATGAGTCAAAAGTAATAATCCTAAATCGTTTCTTATGAGTCAAAAGTACGTGTATatgtgttgctcaaaaaaaaatgagtcAAAAGTAATAACAGGGACTAATTGTTTGAGAAAACTCTTATcatataataatacatataaaCGTACGTGTATGTTTGATATATCGATAGATATTTGGTGATcactttgtttgtttgttttagtttaagTCACATGTTTTCTTAAAGTCATGCTATTGTCTAAACTGAAAATAAcaagtgagaaaaaaaaatatcatatatatatatatatcacatgcATACATATAAAATGTACACTTAATTGAGTTTGTTGATTAGTTCTTTATAAGAACTAAGAACCTTTTGAAAAGTAGATTTAACTATGTTATCCAATGTTCTATATTTGGCCATTGCTTGCCAGAGTTTCGGGAGTTAAAGTCTTTTAGATGAGTACATGAATGgtataagataatttttttgttcatggGTAATCTCTGATTTAGAGGTACAAAAGTATAAATAGTTTCTTTCTAATATTGTCGACTGAAAGAATTACAAAATCATCGTTGTctctatttaaataatttttattacacaTGTTTATGCAGTTATTATGTGCAAGGTATCAGTTTTCACCACCAACTTTTTCGTACCACCATTGTAATTTGTAAAGTATGCATTTACTTACTAAACAAGTGAAATGATTTTTGAAATCTTTATCTTCCTTTGGACAAAGAATCTAAGAGGGAAGATCTTAGTCGTCTCAGGTGACGTAGGAAGTCCGTGCATATATTTTACAGAAAACAGCTAAAAGACGTCAGAaagtaaagaaaacaaaatctaaacagTGAGGTTACGGAACAAGCTGGGTGATGTGGTCTGATGGACACGTGTCGACATATAATTGATACGTAGGTAAGTTTTGACTTTTTGTGGGAGGCGTGCTGGCTGAGCCAGAGGAACCACACACCACACCAAGTGTAGCAGTGACTTGTCCCTatattttaattacattttCATCCTTGGAGATtttcagagtttttttttgttactgttcTTGGTTTGTTGAAATGGtacgaggaagaggaagaagaagaagagtcaaGACTATCCAAACCTTGGCAGAGTCAACCAAGTGTAGTCTCATTTGGAGTCTTAATATCAACGTTGCTAATATAGTAATTAGAAAACATGGATCAAAGGGCTCTTTATCATCATGTGCAAATGTGGTTCGGTACTTAAAAATCCCTTACCTAGCTAGAAGACGCATGTTTCCATTGGACGTAGCATTGTTCAAAGGCATAAAAGCCAAACACatgttttggtaaaaaaattcaacaacaTTTTCAACATGCGTATATACATTCTTTGTTACTTGAGAAACTCGTCTGTTCCATCAAATTGAGCACTCGTTAGCCTCTTTTGCAAACAACAACACAAGTTACACAACCCCTAGTAAGAAAAATGTAGTTGATTGATGGGATTCACGGGAGGGTCCATCTCATGTTTGTCTCTATTCTGACTGGTCTTACCGCATATCAAATGGCCCattagctcagttggttagagcgtCGTGCTAATAACGCGAAGGTCGCAGGTTCGAAACCTGCATGGGCCAAGTATTTTTTGctatgatcttttttttttcctagtcCCGTCCCTAACGTTTGCTTTTCTTACATTCGTATCCGTTATGTTTTATTATGTTAATTTATGTCCAAATTCAATTTTCTAATTACTACAAATCAActgtcttttttcttttttcttttttttttttctattccaaaggaaacaaaaacttcCCACTTGTTAATGCAGAGTAGGGTTTTAAAGCTTAACCTCCTCCAAATTTCTCTCTAAAACAGCAGAGCATTCGCATACAAGGGGATAACTTGAAGAGTCTCCTGTTGataataagagagagagagcaatggAATCGGATCTGAATGACTACACCGTTATCAAGGAAGGAGAAGCTGAGATCCTCCTTCACAAGAAGAACCAAGTCTTCTTCAATAAAGCTCAGGTTCTTCTTATTGTTTCTCTTCCATTGTATTAgcttatttgattttgtttccaAAGTTCGTAGCTTTGTTCAACATTAATTGATTCACATCTTCAATACTTTGGTTTAGTCTATATGAATCAATGAGAAACCAAAAGATCACAACTTTGAATGGTATTTGATTGTTACAACTTTACTTGGTTAGGTGAACAATAGAGACATGTCTATAGCTGTCCTAAGAGAATTTATATCCAAACGCAAGCAAGAGCATGAAGCTAAGCTATCTAAAAGAAACAGATCAGCTTCCAATGTGGTTGACAAGGACTCTTCTCAAGCTTCCAAGGAAGGAACTCCAATTGAGAACGGTGAGCACCAAGTAGCATCTGAAGACCCACCAAGCTCTGCTTCCAAAAAACCTGAAGGAGTTGCACTTAGAGGACTCCAGCCTCCGAAAGTGCTCGAGGTCTTTCCTATGTTCTATATTATTCACTCTCTTGGTTTCATTGCTTGTTGAGATCTTGCAGTTAGATAACTTTTAATGCATTCTCAGGCTTTGTCAGCTTCTGGTTTGCGAGCTTTAAGATATGCGCGTGAAATAGAAGGGATTGGTCAGGTTGTAGCGTTGGACAATGACATTGGTAATCTCCTCCTAATGAATTAGCTTAGAGGGACTTGTAGAAATCTTATCAGTATGCTAAGTTACTAACACTGtgtccttttttttcttttgataagcATCGGTGGAAGCTTGCCAGAGAAACATAAAGTTCAATGGCTCGCTGGCTATTTCAAAGGTGGAGTCACATCATACCGATGCTCGTGTCCATATGCTTACCCACCCTAACGAATTTGATGTGGTAATTCCATGAGTTTTATACTTGTGTTCATTTGCATATTGGTTGTTAGTTTGTTATACTAAAAACTAATCCTGGTTAATAATCTTCTTAGGTTGATCTTGATCCATATGGATCACCTTCTATCTTCCTTGACTCGGCTATTCAATCAGTCTCGGATGGTGGATTGCTGATGTGCACAGCAACTGATATGGCAGTGTTATGTGGCGGTAACGGTGAAGTTTGTTATTCCAAGTGAGTGTTTATGTGAAACATATACCAAGTGTGTCATTTGCCTAAACTGATCTTTAATCTTTTTGATGTAACAGATATGGTTCTTACCCATTGAGAGGGAAGTATTGTCATGAGATGGCTTTGAGGATCCTCCTTGCCAGCATCGAGGTTTGTTTATCTTTAAGCGATTTCCTCTTTTACgaaataaatcatttttcttATGTTCTTTTTTCCTTAAATGTAGAGCCACGCAAACCGCTACAAGCGGTATATAGTTCCGGTGCTATCTGTGCAAATGGATTTCTATGTTCGTGTCTTTGTACGCGTTTACACGTGAGCTTCTCCTTGTCTAATCAAACATTGTAAAatgttctgttttgtttttttgattcACTGAAGCCTCAAAGCGCTTAATCAAATTGTCACAGCTCGGCGAGTGCAATGAAGAACACTCCATTGAAGCTTTCTTACGTCTATCAATGCATTGGTTGTGATTCTTTCCATCTTCAACCTGTTGGAAGGTCTCTTCCTAAGGTATATATGCACCTGTTTGAACATTCTCTATGCAATGCACCTCCTAAGATGATAGAGAAACTTGGATTATTATAGCCAGTGATTCTTGTTGTtctgacataatttttttaatcttgaaacaattttcttataaatatatatgaccaTTGTTTGACAGAACAACAGTGTGAGGTATCTTCCAGCAATTGGTCCAGTTGTGGCACAAGAATGCAACCACTGTGGGAAGAAATATAACATGGGCGGACCGATATGGTCTGCTCCAATCCATGATCAAGAATGGGTTACTTCTATTTTGAACAGTGTTAAATCCATGAAAGACAGGTATCCTGCTTATGACCGGATCTACGCTGTACTTACCACAATCTCCGAGGCAAGTTGCGAGATTTGTTTGTGTTCAGTTTATTAGAATAAACCGTGAAAAGGAGAGAGTTGATTTTATTGctatatctatgttttcaggAGTTGGTAGATGTTCCTTTGTTTTTGAGTCTGCATAATCTTTGTGCGACGCTAAAATGCATTTCACCATCAGCTGCTATCTTTCGATCAGCTGTTATCAATGCTAATTACCGTATCTCCGGAACCCATGTGAATCCTCTCGGCATGAAAACTGATGCTCCTATGGAAGTTATCTGGGACATCATGCGTTGCTGGGTAAAACTAAACAGATGATTCAGAATGTCATTAGTGTTTCATTTAAccaaatcttgtttttttttactggtTTTATTTCTTGGTTGTTGATGTTTGTAGGTTAAGAATCATCCTATAAAGGCGCAAGCCCCTGAACTCCCTGGAAGTGTGATCTTGTCCAAAGAACCATCACACCAGGTCTCTTTTGGTGTCTTTCTCTGCATTGTTAGAAACTGAATAGATTTCAGAGCTTGAATCTTTGTCTTATGTTACCGTTCAGGTTGATTTTTCGCGTCACGTTGGTTCGCTGAGCAAGGCGCAAGCGAAGAAAGTAGCTCGGTTTCTGCCAAATCCAGAGAAGCATTGGGGTCCAAAGCTTAGGGCAGGTCGTCAGATAACGAGCAAACATGTCTCTCTTATTGGTCATGAAGCAGTCAATGGTCATCTTACTCAACACCATGAAGAActaaaagaggaagaagaagcagtGCAAGAAGATAATACCCAAGAAGAGCTGGATGCAAAGCGCCTGAAGACAACAGAGGATATTGCATCCACATCATAAGAATAATCACAACATGTTAACACACAAGAGATCAGATTTTTGGCTTCAGAAGATTTGTGTTGTACTCTTATGAAGAACTCTGTTTTGTTCTTTTCTGTTTATCAGTTTTGGTATTACTCAAGAGTTTTGACCCACTGTTATTGATTATCTCTGTTGTGATTTTATTAGTTTTCTCATCTATTATTATCCTTGTAGTGACATTTTTGGATAGAAAACAGACAAGAGCAAAGTACTTTATTAAACTGCTTATGGCTGTCAATAAATGTAGTATTCATTCAGAACAAACAAGACAACTGTACATTGTATGCTAAAAAGTTACACAAATGAACGAATACTCTAATTAAATTGTTTATAGTAAACTTATGATATGGGTAAATCATACAAATGGACTAAATTCATAAACCACTAATCATACAACACATTTAGCAGTAGTACCATTGGTCTTGGTCTTGTACTTCAACCTCAGGCACCAAAGAAGAATCATCAAATGATTTCATTTCACTGTAAACCAAACCAATCTCATCGTAGATCTCTTCCCATCTAGGATGAGCCTTATCTGCAATGAAAAACACGTGAAGCTCATCTTTGAGCTCAACCCAACTGCAACCAGGCTCCTTCTTAAGCTTAAAGCTTCTCATACTCCTCCTCAAATCCGAAACCTTCTCCCACATTCCTGCATCTGCGTACACATTCGATAAAAGAGTGTAAGCAGAAGAGTCTTGCGGATCAAGTCTCAACAGAGCAGCCGTTGCTTCTTCCGCAATCTCCACATTGTTTCTATGTATCGCGCAGACTCCTAACAACGTCCTCCATATAACATCGTCTCCTTCAAACGGCATCTCACGGATAAGCTTCAATGCCTTCTCTACCTTCCCGGATTTTCCCAAGATATCCACCATGTTGGAGTAATGAGGCAGCTGAGGATCCAAGCCGTACTCCGTCTTCATCATGTAGAAGTACTCGAGTCCTTTCTCGACTAGACCCATGTGAGCACAAGCTCGCAGTATCGATATGAAAGTTATGTGATTCGGTTTGATGTTTTCGAGTAGCATTCTCTCAAACAGCTTTATTGCTTCCTCTCCTTTCCCGTGGTGTGCATACCCGCTGATCATGGCGTTCCACGTCACGAAATCTCTCTTCAGGGCCTTCTCGAACATTAACCTTGAATCGTGGAGATCTCCACATTTCGAGTACATGTCAACAAGTGTGCTGCAGACATACACATCGGATTGCAACTCTTTCTTGATGACCTGAGCGTGAATCTGTTTGCCTAATCCAGCTGAAGCTAGGTTCGCGCAGGTATCAAGAACCGTTGCGTAAGTGAACTTGTCAGGAGCTACGCCCATCTCCATCATCCGAGTAAAAAGCATCTGAGCATCTTCGCTCTGCTCCTTTGTTACGTATCCGGAAATGATTGAGTTCCATGAAACACACAGTTCTTGCAGTCTCTTGTTGTGCATCTTTTCAACCTCTCCCGGAACATTGCCTAGAAGAAACAAACGACTGTGTATCTTCTCTGCCTCTTCTATCATCCCACACTTCGAATACATATCGATCAAAGAGCAACCAACAGAGGAGTTCGAAGCCATTCCTAACTTAACAACGTTGGAATGGATCTCCATACCGTTACCACCAGCGCAAGCTTTCAAAACGCTTCCAAAAGTAAACTCATCAGGCTCGATTCCAGAGCGGAGCATCGAGACGAAAAGAGAAAGCGTTTCGTATCCTCTCCCGTTCTGCTCATGCGCTGCTATAATCGCGTTCCAAGACACAGCGTCTCTTCTCCTCATCTCCTCGAACACACGAAAGGCTTCACTCAGAGCTTGGCATTTCCCGTACATATCAATAGCAGCGTTTGCAACGCAAACGTCTAGCGACAAGCTGCTTTTCACCGCCAAACCGTAAACCTGAAGCCcctctgaaagacctttcaccAAGGCGCAAGCCCTGAAGACTCCTGACAAACTTATTTCGTCAAACCCAAGATCCGTTAACATGAGGCGGTGAAACACTAATAGAGCCTTGAAACCGTGCTCTTCCTGCGAATAGCCAGTAATCATCGCGTTATAAGACTGTCGGTTAAGATTCTCTGACTTGTCAAACAAAATTTGAGCGTCTTGCATGTTATCACACTTCGCATACATATCCAACGTCGCCGTTCTCACTATCCCATCTCCTGCAAAATCAGACTTCAACGCGTGAGCGTGTAACTGACCACCTAACCTCAACTCAGACAACGCAGCGCACGACCTCAATACGCTAGCGTAAATCGACTGGCTCACTCCACCACCTACCTTCTGCATCTCCTTGAAGAACACCAAAGCTAAGGACAGCAAGTTATTCTGAACACAGCCCGCGATTACAGCGCTCCAAGAGACGGAGTTCTTCTCCGGAATACCTCGAAACACTCTAACCGACTCGTCAAACCTCTTACACTTTGCGTACATATCCAACAACGCACTTGCAGCAACCACATCAGCTTCATAACCCACTCTAACAACAACCCCATGAATCTGCATTCCTAAACTG contains these protein-coding regions:
- the LOC125580828 gene encoding pentatricopeptide repeat-containing protein At3g02330, mitochondrial-like, translating into MPENLRFLRMTRAVVSLHNSLTEKIVSYRRVPVLSYFTDFVKQVNSISTTNFSFVYKECAKQGAVELGKQAHAHMILSGFRPTTFVLNCLLQVYTNSRDLLSASKLFDKMPVRDVVSWNTMINCYAKSKDMVKASSFFNTMPGRDVVSWNSMLSGYLQNGESFKSVEIFVDMGRAGVGFDCRTFAVILKACSCLEDSSLGMQIHGVVVRVGYEADVVAASALLDMYAKCKRFDESVRVFRGIPEKNSVSWSAVIAGCVQNNLLSLALVFFKEMQKVGGGVSQSIYASVLRSCAALSELRLGGQLHAHALKSDFAGDGIVRTATLDMYAKCDNMQDAQILFDKSENLNRQSYNAMITGYSQEEHGFKALLVFHRLMLTDLGFDEISLSGVFRACALVKGLSEGLQVYGLAVKSSLSLDVCVANAAIDMYGKCQALSEAFRVFEEMRRRDAVSWNAIIAAHEQNGRGYETLSLFVSMLRSGIEPDEFTFGSVLKACAGGNGMEIHSNVVKLGMASNSSVGCSLIDMYSKCGMIEEAEKIHSRLFLLGNVPGEVEKMHNKRLQELCVSWNSIISGYVTKEQSEDAQMLFTRMMEMGVAPDKFTYATVLDTCANLASAGLGKQIHAQVIKKELQSDVYVCSTLVDMYSKCGDLHDSRLMFEKALKRDFVTWNAMISGYAHHGKGEEAIKLFERMLLENIKPNHITFISILRACAHMGLVEKGLEYFYMMKTEYGLDPQLPHYSNMVDILGKSGKVEKALKLIREMPFEGDDVIWRTLLGVCAIHRNNVEIAEEATAALLRLDPQDSSAYTLLSNVYADAGMWEKVSDLRRSMRSFKLKKEPGCSWVELKDELHVFFIADKAHPRWEEIYDEIGLVYSEMKSFDDSSLVPEVEVQDQDQWYYC
- the LOC106404184 gene encoding probable tRNA (guanine(26)-N(2))-dimethyltransferase 2 — protein: MESDLNDYTVIKEGEAEILLHKKNQVFFNKAQVNNRDMSIAVLREFISKRKQEHEAKLSKRNRSASNVVDKDSSQASKEGTPIENGEHQVASEDPPSSASKKPEGVALRGLQPPKVLEALSASGLRALRYAREIEGIGQVVALDNDIASVEACQRNIKFNGSLAISKVESHHTDARVHMLTHPNEFDVVDLDPYGSPSIFLDSAIQSVSDGGLLMCTATDMAVLCGGNGEVCYSKYGSYPLRGKYCHEMALRILLASIESHANRYKRYIVPVLSVQMDFYVRVFVRVYTSASAMKNTPLKLSYVYQCIGCDSFHLQPVGRSLPKNNSVRYLPAIGPVVAQECNHCGKKYNMGGPIWSAPIHDQEWVTSILNSVKSMKDRYPAYDRIYAVLTTISEELVDVPLFLSLHNLCATLKCISPSAAIFRSAVINANYRISGTHVNPLGMKTDAPMEVIWDIMRCWVKNHPIKAQAPELPGSVILSKEPSHQVDFSRHVGSLSKAQAKKVARFLPNPEKHWGPKLRAGRQITSKHVSLIGHEAVNGHLTQHHEELKEEEEAVQEDNTQEELDAKRLKTTEDIASTS